A single region of the Sphingobium sp. EP60837 genome encodes:
- a CDS encoding ImuA family protein: MICPASTSDRPRATTPLAALLAELTQARAARGPALPFGIDAIDQRLADRGLDGAALHEIAAASATLSDDAAATLFAAGIAARFATQPGFTVFWALTRFDLYAPGLEQVGLGPDKLLYAQGTSDSAVLAMTEDALRDGSLACVIAEVKSADQTATRRLQLAASDGKTPMLLYRRYRVRDRCPLSGLSSAMTRWRIGCVPSARLPHPGVGRARWSVELVRQRNGNPFSLELDACDDQGRLALPAAAAHRAPAAVGAASQAA; encoded by the coding sequence ATGATTTGCCCCGCTTCCACATCTGACCGGCCCCGCGCCACCACTCCTCTTGCCGCCCTACTGGCGGAACTCACGCAGGCGCGCGCCGCGCGGGGGCCTGCCCTGCCCTTCGGCATCGACGCGATCGACCAGCGCCTAGCCGATCGTGGGTTGGATGGCGCAGCCTTGCACGAGATTGCCGCCGCGTCTGCGACGCTCAGCGATGACGCTGCCGCGACGCTGTTCGCGGCCGGCATCGCCGCCCGTTTTGCAACTCAGCCCGGCTTCACGGTCTTCTGGGCGCTCACCAGGTTCGATCTCTATGCGCCCGGGCTTGAGCAGGTAGGGCTTGGCCCGGATAAGCTTCTCTATGCGCAGGGCACGAGCGACAGCGCCGTCCTCGCCATGACCGAGGACGCCCTGCGCGACGGCTCGCTCGCCTGCGTGATCGCTGAGGTAAAGTCAGCCGACCAGACCGCGACCCGGCGGCTGCAGCTCGCGGCCTCTGACGGCAAGACGCCAATGCTGCTCTACCGCCGCTATCGTGTCCGTGATCGCTGCCCCTTGAGCGGCCTCTCCTCCGCCATGACCCGTTGGCGGATCGGCTGCGTGCCTTCGGCGCGTCTTCCCCATCCCGGGGTCGGACGCGCGCGCTGGTCGGTCGAGCTCGTCCGTCAGCGAAACGGCAATCCCTTCTCCCTCGAACTGGACGCGTGCGATGATCAGGGTCGCCTCGCTCTACCTGCCGCAGCTGCCCATAGAGCGCCTGCGGCGGTCGGAGCGGCCAGCCAAGCGGCCTGA